The Pedobacter africanus genome has a window encoding:
- a CDS encoding dihydrofolate reductase family protein: protein MRKIIVSMHITLDGFVAGPNGEMDWISFDDELFDFVEGFTDQADTALYGRVTYQMMDSYWPTAAEQTNASKHDVTHSRWYKSVIKLVVSASMSGQDKPGTQFIGEDIAKQIEQIKQQPGKDILIFGSPSVVHYLTHKGLIDDYWLFVNPVLMGQGIPMFKDITERVNLNFLQAKTFACGVTGLHYEKR, encoded by the coding sequence ATGAGAAAAATTATAGTCTCCATGCATATTACCCTCGATGGGTTTGTGGCAGGGCCAAATGGTGAGATGGATTGGATCAGTTTTGACGACGAATTATTTGATTTCGTAGAAGGTTTTACTGATCAGGCAGACACCGCCTTATACGGAAGGGTGACTTACCAGATGATGGACAGTTACTGGCCTACTGCGGCAGAACAAACAAATGCCTCCAAACATGATGTAACGCATTCCAGATGGTATAAAAGCGTTATTAAACTGGTAGTTTCAGCCAGCATGTCGGGACAGGATAAGCCCGGTACGCAATTTATCGGAGAGGATATAGCAAAGCAAATTGAGCAGATAAAACAGCAGCCAGGTAAAGATATCCTGATATTTGGCAGCCCATCGGTAGTCCATTACCTTACGCATAAGGGCTTAATTGATGACTACTGGCTATTTGTAAACCCGGTACTGATGGGGCAGGGTATCCCGATGTTTAAAGACATTACGGAGAGGGTAAACCTGAATTTTCTGCAAGCCAAAACATTTGCTTGTGGGGTAACAGGATTGCACTATGAAAAAAGATAG
- a CDS encoding GNAT family N-acetyltransferase, giving the protein MKTKDQLVKANIDNLIALWKTAGGAFHSYFNKGDYEYVQIPGSEWPNKIWFNRGISRNDAERALAQNSAAGPNLVLPHWDIFGASSLEILEANGFAEKSRQTAMYLELGHRFDEQQRLDFKRVTSTTETMEWATLYPQAFGYSISEAILANTFNEIHYYLACFQDQPIGTAILFQTEEIMGIHGVGISPNARRSGYAEEIMKFLLNRAIDMGARYATLQASDMGRGLYDKLGFKAQFVIKNYIGHPPHL; this is encoded by the coding sequence ATGAAGACAAAAGATCAGCTCGTTAAAGCAAATATCGACAACCTGATTGCGCTTTGGAAAACTGCAGGAGGGGCCTTTCATTCCTATTTCAATAAAGGTGATTATGAATATGTTCAGATACCTGGTTCGGAATGGCCCAATAAAATCTGGTTTAACAGGGGGATCTCCAGGAACGATGCTGAGCGGGCTTTAGCACAAAATTCAGCAGCTGGCCCCAATTTGGTTTTACCCCATTGGGATATATTCGGCGCCTCCTCCCTCGAAATACTGGAAGCAAATGGCTTTGCAGAAAAAAGCAGGCAAACAGCAATGTACCTGGAATTGGGGCATCGCTTCGATGAGCAACAGCGCTTGGATTTTAAACGTGTAACCAGCACCACAGAGACTATGGAATGGGCCACACTATATCCCCAGGCTTTTGGCTATAGCATCAGTGAAGCTATTCTGGCCAATACTTTTAATGAAATTCATTATTACCTGGCCTGTTTTCAAGATCAGCCTATTGGAACTGCCATACTGTTCCAGACCGAAGAAATTATGGGAATACATGGGGTGGGCATTAGTCCCAATGCCAGGAGAAGTGGTTATGCAGAAGAAATTATGAAGTTCCTGCTTAACCGCGCCATTGATATGGGTGCCCGGTATGCAACGCTCCAGGCATCAGACATGGGCAGGGGGCTCTATGATAAACTGGGATTTAAAGCACAGTTTGTGATCAAAAACTATATTGGCCACCCGCCACATTTGTAA
- a CDS encoding DMT family transporter: MNQVALSALAFLGGIFLAIQAGFNSHLGVLLKKPLLAAIATSLSSTIFALVVVLLTMKNMPAPSTVKQVPFYLWFTGGLFSVFGISLYFYTIPKLGVSTMISLGLCGQLIFALIAGHFGWLDLPQEPITVKRMAGIAAMMAGILLINLK; this comes from the coding sequence ATGAATCAAGTCGCACTTTCAGCCCTGGCCTTTTTAGGCGGTATTTTTTTAGCCATACAGGCAGGCTTTAACAGTCACCTCGGAGTGTTGTTAAAAAAACCGCTGCTGGCAGCAATTGCCACTTCTTTAAGCAGTACGATATTTGCATTAGTAGTTGTGCTGCTGACCATGAAGAATATGCCGGCACCCAGTACGGTTAAACAGGTTCCTTTTTATTTGTGGTTTACCGGAGGGCTGTTTAGTGTATTCGGGATCAGCCTGTATTTTTATACCATTCCGAAACTAGGCGTTTCTACGATGATCTCCCTAGGTTTATGCGGACAATTGATTTTTGCATTGATTGCCGGGCATTTTGGCTGGCTGGATTTGCCGCAGGAGCCGATAACCGTAAAAAGAATGGCCGGAATTGCGGCTATGATGGCAGGAATTTTACTAATTAATTTAAAATGA